The following are encoded in a window of Zymoseptoria tritici IPO323 chromosome 4, whole genome shotgun sequence genomic DNA:
- a CDS encoding aspartyl protease (Aspartyl protease), whose protein sequence is MKTTAAILSLGALALAAPTQETQGTKVEYSRKRHEHQKREDGSVDTQWFLGNFKKTLLKYDSNFELPDALQNVPAILKRDTDANEPLTDQSQDGLDSLYYGAGQVNTQTFTFDFDTGSSDTFVPGPTCGTQQGCVGKTKYNERGVDRGNTTSITYGSGQVTGENYLDDVTIAGLTATRQNVISLTQAEGFANSASDGLMGMAFQSIANSKSSPYFFTLVDQGKVSPSEFSFYLGRAKSNTGGKSEMTLGGRDSSRYTGSFTPVPVSSQTYWQVPIDGVTVNKNAALPTTAGQAAIDTGTTLIIAPNAAALSIFSQIPGSVPLPLGGAVTLFAYPCASKPTVNLKFAGKSFAVNPLDLNFGRLTDDLGLDLSGLPVLGGLIGGLYCLAGIAGADFRPGENFYIVGDTFLKNWYSTYEYQSPSKAFVNFAKAV, encoded by the exons ATGAAGACTACTGCCGCGATCCTCTCGCTCGGCGCTCTGGCGCTAGCTGCGCCAACACAAGAGACTCAAGGAACAAAGGTCGAGTACTCGCGCAAACGCCACGAGCATCAGAAGAGAGAAGATGGATCCGTCGACACTCAATGGTTCTTGGGAAACTTCAAGAAGACGCTGTTGAAATATGATTCCAACTTTGAGCTGCCGGATGCTCTGCAAAACGTCCCCGCCATTCTGAAGAGAGATACCGACGCCAACGAGCCTCTGACCGATCAGAGTCAGGACGGTCTGGATTCGTTGTATTACGGTGCTGGCCAAGTGAACACCCAGACGTTCACCTTTGACTTCGACACCGGTTCTAGCGATACTTTTGTGCCTGGGCCAACCTGCGGTACTCAGCAAGGTTGCGTTGGCAAGACAAAGTACAACGAGAGGGGTGTCGACCGAGGCAACACTACCAGCATCACATATGGCTCCGGTCAAG TGACTGGCGAGAACTACCTCGACGATGTAACTATTGCTGGCCTGACTGCCACACGCCAGAACGTCATCTCTCTCACTCAGGCCGAAGGCTTCGCCAACTCAGCTTCGGATGGGTTGATGGGAATGGCTTTCCAGTCCATTGCGAATAGCAAGTCGTCTCCGTACTTCTTCACTCTGGTGGATCAGGGCAAAGTCAGCCCATCCGAGTTCAGCTTTTAC CTCGGACGCGCGAAGTCGAACACTGGAGGCAAGAGCGAGATGACACTCGGTGGACGTGACTCCTCCCGGTACACCGGATCGTTCACTCCTGTTCCCGTCTCCTCGCAGACATACTGGCAGGTGCCCATCGATGGCGTC ACCGTCAACAAGAACGCAGCCCTCCCAACAACCGCAGGCCAAGCCGCAATCGACACCGGAACGACCTTGATCATCGCCCCCAACGCGGCCGCCCTGTCGATCTTCTCACAGATCCCTGGCTCCGTTCCCCTTCCACTCGGAGGAGCCGTCACCCTCTTCGCCTACCCGTGTGCGTCCAAGCCGACCGTTAACTTGAAGTTCGCCGGCAAGTCATTCGCCGTCAACCCACTCGATCTCAACTTCGGCCGCCTCACCGACGACTTGGGCCTGGATCTTAGTGGGCTTCCCGTTCTCGGTGGTTTGATTGGGGGactctactgccttgctggTATTGCTGGAGCGGACTTCCGGCCTGGCGAGAACTTTTATATTGTTGGCGATACGTTCTTGAAGAACTGGTATTCTACTTATGAGTACCAGAGCCCGAGTAAGGCGTTCGTCAACTTTGCGAAGGCTGTTTAG
- a CDS encoding DNA primase, whose product MLAIPSASRIDAKRRAVVNPKRQQFQQAAFAEQDYAHRMNFYIIPPTGDITLEEFEEWGIARLKVLAELEACQFRNKTPTETEEYMRPILAKHLPLASNSSRSSEVNLERKRDHYSHWTLRLAFSSTQDLRQRFSRLEAQLFKLRIQQDDLRERKSFIESLPMSWETVSNEEKAILGDDLKAATRWYKEDEESWFKVEWENVPELVEKRQVLLKKGKAYVHVREQMNMVVNEFSRQLESGLELAARFLPRMDEDNRLAPILHHLSQSFVAPDASYAESSSLNDITSITAGSIDGHSKHFPLCMQNLHRELRKNSHLKHYGRLQYTLFLKGIGLSMNECIVFWRKSFKLITDDKFKSEYLYNVRHAYGDVGGDSNRRGRGYTPYSCQKLLTEAPPSSGQTHGCPYRTYSSDNLIGLLQNVGVSDKELLKGVREDVAKQRYHIACNRVFESTHKNEIKKVKDESLWPASELDTILHPNTYFKRSFLLKNLGKVQAGDIGVVDNGGPSQSSVE is encoded by the exons ATGTTGGCAATACCATCCGCGTCGCGCATCGACGCGAAGCGACGGGCGGTGGTCAATCCCAAGCGCCAGCAATTCCAACAGGCCGCATTCGCAGAGCAGGACTATGCACATCGCATGAACTTTTACATCATCCCACCAACAGGCGACATCACACTCGAAGAATTCGAAGAATGGGGCATCGCACGTCTCAAAGTGCTCGCGGAGCTCGAGGCTTGTCAATTCCGGAATAAGACGCCCaccgagacggaggagtacATGCGACCGATTCTGGCCAAGCACCTGCCGCTCGCGAGTAACAGCTCTCGCAGCAGTGAGGTGAACTTGGAGCGGAAACGAGATCATTACAGTCATTGGACTCTTCGACTAGCATTCTCGAGCACACAGGACCTACGACAGCGATTCTCGCGATTGGAAGCACAGTTGTTCAAGCTGAGGATACAGCAGGATGATCTGCGGGAGAGGAAGTCTTTCATCGAGTCGCTGCCGATGTCGTGGGAGACTGTGAGTAATGAGGAGAAGGCTATACTGGGTGACGACCTCAAGGCGGCGACGAGATGGTACAAAGAAGATGAGGAGAGCTGGTTCAAGGTAGAGTGGGAGAATGTGCCGGAGTTGGTGGAGAAGCGTCAGGTTCTCTTGAAGAAGGGCAAAGCATACGTGCACGTCAGGGAGCAGATGAACATGGTGGTGAACGAGTTCTCGAGACAGCTGGAGTCGGGTCTGGAACTTGCTGCTCGATTCTTGCCCCGCATGGACGAGGACAACCGACTGGCGCCGATATTACACCACCTCTCGCAGTCGTTCGTGGCGCCCGATGCGTCGTATGCGGAGAGCTCAAGTCTCAACGATATCACAAGCATCACCGCGGGCTCCATCGATGGACACAGCAAGCACTTCCCATTGTGCATGCAGAATCTTCATCGCGAATTGAGGAAGAACAGCCATTTGAAGCATTATGGACGTCTGCAATACACGCTCTTCCTGAAGGGCATTGGATTGAGCATGAACGAGTGTATCGTGTTCTGGCGGAAGAGCTTCAAGCTGATCACTGATG ACAAGTTCAAATCGGAATATCTTTACAACGTCCGACACGCCTATGGCGATGTTGGCGGCGACTCAAATCGTCGTGGTCGCGGCTACACTCCATACAGTTGTCAAAAGTTGCTCACGGAAGCTCCACCCTCGAGCGGACAAACACACGGCTGCCCTTATCGAACATACAGCTCAGACAACCTCATCGGCCTGCTGCAAAACGTGGGCGTCTCTGACAAAGAGCTGCTGAAGGGTGTCCGCGAGGACGTGGCTAAGCAACGGTACCATATTGCTTGCAACAGGGTCTTCGAATCGACGCACAAGAATGAGATCAAGAAG GTGAAAGACGAGTCTCTCTGGCCAGCCAGCGAGCTCGACACGATTCTGCATCCAAACACATATTTCAAGCGAAGTTTTCTGCTCAAGAACCTCGGAAAGGTCCAAGCTGGAGACATTGGCGTTGTTGATAATGGTGGACCATCTCAGTCTTCGGTGGAGTGA